The genomic region AATcatctcttaattttaattctaatgtAATTACCATTGCCAAAACTTGAATGATTGCACATGAGAAGATATCTCTATGATGTGATGAAGAATAAATGacttaatttttacttttttcttttcgtaAGAATTCGATCGTAGATATGGCGGATGGAAGTATCCCCAATATAAAGAAATGGGTAGTTTTGTATCCTGTTTACATCAACTCCAAGAAAACGATTGCTCAAGGCAGGCGAATTTGCACTACTAAAGCTTGCGAAAATCCTACTTGTGTTGAGATTGGTGATTGCTGCAGCCATCTCAAACTCCCTTTTGCCATTGAGGTTTTAATTTTGGCGATGTCTTTGCTTTAAATAACTAGTGGCTTTTTTTTCAGATACTGACTGTAATTGTCATGTTTTAGATTGACAAAGCATATCCCCGTGATTTCATGCAAATAGGGAGGGTGAGAGTGTTGCTGAAAAGGGAAGATGGAACTTTGTATAATCCAGCCATTCCTACCAGTGAGTACActtttttatcattctttttcttattatgaaGGTTTTCCAATTTGAAATTGTTGGCTATTTAAGTATTATGGTGCCTACATTGTTGTCTGCCAGTAATTAGTTTGCACTATTATGGTTGATATGCGCAAGACTTCTGAGAGGAGCCGAAAACATCAGTATATTAGAAGTTTTGTTGTATGAGAGTGTAATGTTGCGTGTGATTGTccttttggtttatttttccatttatACTAggctaatattaatttttctaaagccattttatttttgtgagatGGAATATCTGCTGCTGGTTTTCCTTTGCCTGAGGTTGTAACTGACACTATGAAGCTTAATCTGTTAATTCTCAAGTATAAATTCTGCTTGTTACTTCTCCCAGTATCTTTTCTTGGGATAGACTGCAATCGCTTGTTTAATTTCAATTAGGTTCCTTCAAAGACAAATTCATTGCTCTCCTGCGAAAAAGAAGAGCAATGGAACAGTATTTTTTCATTGCAAGGAACAGTAATTGTTCGTTCTTCTTGCAAGTTGCTTCTTGGTTCATGAGCTTCCATTTGTTAGGCCATTGAAGACACgtctttattttatgtttctaATTCGCATCCAGTTGAACTGATGTAGAAGTGATTATTCTAGTATGTATAAAATGGTTGAGATTTGATATGTGATATACTGCAAGTatcattcaaaaaatatacagTTTAAGGGTGTGAAGTTGCTAAATTATCTTTACATATCTTTCATGATAAATCCTTTAGATATTTACACTTTTAGTTTCCTTTTGGCCTTTCTTTCTTATGTTTAAGAAACTTGGTCGCAAACAACTCATGGTTCATGGTATATTGTTCCTTCCATTTGAAGGAAAAGTGGAAGGGAATTAAATGAGATGCCTAGTTTTGTTGcgcattttcttaaaaagaaagaatggtAAAGGATTCTCACTGAGAACACCTCTCTCTCTATGTATATACATGTATTAATGCTTTGGTTTTATTGCAGGAAAACAGCTAATGCTCCATGTTGCTGAGTTGGTGCCCAGGCACCCTGGGAGGACTAAGAAGCAGGAGTCTGCTTCTACGTCAAATGCTGGAACATCCAAGTCTGGGAAGGgtgggaagaagaagagatagTAGCTCCAACATTGCAAATGCGGAGACCATTATCTCTCTGGCAACTTAGCATAGCATCACGGGCTCAGGGAAGACAGACCATGACAATAGGCTTCTTTGTAATAGGTTTAAACTCTCAACGAGTTCAATTCTGCAGATAATGCAATGTCTTTAGTTTACATGCGGGTGTTGGAACTCCATTACTCCTTTTCACACCCATTTGAggaatttttattcaagtttTTTAACACATCAGATTcttcaaaagaagcaaatgtACTCTGCGAGTTTGGCCAACAATAGACAAATTTGACTTCCTTCAGGATAATACAGCTCCTACCCTCCTATCAATAAGCCAAAATTAGTCCTATCATTTAATCTTCTGATAAGCCAAGTCTTCTAATAAGTCATGTTAGCCCTCACAATACAGTGCGTTCCAAGGCTTTACTGCCTACACTAGAAGGCACACATATCTCAAGACAAATGGTTAGCATATTGTGCTCAATAgaaagtaattataaaaaaagataaataaataaacaaaaagggGAGGAACAAACAAGAGAGATTCAGAGAGGAACCAATAAGAAAAGGTTCCCAGAAGAGAAGTAAGATATAATAGCAAAAGCTGAATCTTTTGACTCATATATGATATATCAACTGGTCTAAACATAAACCTATGTGATCTAACATGATTCTGCAATACACAGACTACTTTGATGCCCAAAAATAGATCCATCTCCAGGACCAGCCTACTTCTGCAATAATCGAAATTTATCCAGCTGTGCCaattgtttgattgccaaatACCCGACAATGAGAAATGTGATGCGCCATCATTAATCTGGCTTCTTCAAGTTCAAGCAATTATCTGTTGCTTGGCTAAACAGCTCCTGGACCTGCTTCAATTCCTTCTCTAGAACCACCAAAAAACACATCAAGATAATAGATTCCTCAGATATAGAATGAAGAGAAGAAGTAAACAGAAGAAAAGCTAAGACGCAAGAAATACTAGCACGGGTCATTACTTTTTCAACATTTTgtcacttcaataacacatatGCCTAAAGCAATAGAAACTTAAATCATGTCAAATATTCAATGGCACCCGTGAAATATAAAATctcccttacaatttcttttttttttttttccttgctTTTCTCCTTGCCTTCTCTTGTTCAATGATAGGGGAACCATGGTCTTGCAGATTCTTTGTGACAGAGTACCATGCATGTTCACGCATGTGGGCAAGCGCGCAAGTGTATGCATGGTTGTCAATAACTGGAGCCTGATAAGACATCCTTCTATTTATTGTATCTATTTGTCTGTTTGTTGTTTGCTTATTTTAGGACTAGAAGAAATATTTGGTATGAAATTTGATCTCATGATCAGAGATACCCTAAAGGATattgaaaaagtaaaataaatataacattgAGCTCTGGAAAATTTACCTGCAGCTTCAAGTTGCCTTTGGAGTTCCTGGCCTACAGCATCATTTTCAGCCTGGATAATGGATCACAAACAAACCCTTTAAAACAAGAAGAGAAACTAGAGGAACCTTGGATTAGGCAGAGCTTCCGCACCTGCAGTTCCGCAATCCTTTTCAGTTGAGCTTCCTCGCCTCCTTCAGCCAATGGAAGTGCCGCCACCAGAGCGTCAAACTGCATAAGGAACATTCGGGAGTTGGTTGATTgtatacaaaagaaaataataaggaaTATTAATCGACGATATATAGCAGTTAGAAATGGAATGGGAGTAATTGttgtaagaaaatatttggtACCTGCTTAGCAGCCTTGACAAGAGCAGCACTCATTAACTTAGGTTGGTCAGCAATATCCTCAGCAGGATTACTAGCCGGTGGTTCCGGGTAATTTGGAGAGAGACGCACTGGAGGAGCATCTCTTTGCAGCGTCCCAATCGTATTGAATGCAAGAGATGCTATTGTATCCACTTGCTCTTGTAATTGGGAGATTATATCCATCTGACCtaaatcttttacaaaaccAACTTCCCATTATCTATCGTAAgcaaagaaaaccatcaaaatccaagaacaataacataattaaataaacaaaactcACCTTTTGAAACTTTGCTACTGCAGTAGCTTCAAATCACGCAGACGACGTATGGATCTGCGATTTTCAGCAGaggtttttgttttttcatttttgagCGTTAAAAAATGAACAATTGAAACGACAGCGCTTTGTAGCCTTATTTATAAGAGTAAGAAAATGACCATAATATCCTTCAAACGCTTTTTCAGTTGACAGGGACGAAGTAATTAATGAGCAATTAGTGTAAGTAgctctcttctctttctctaaaaatttggaaaagaagaagacaatAGCCAGCAAATGACAATGGGAACATCGACGCAGGCATACGGTGAATCATGGTACTGGGACAACAGATACGCAAATGAATCAGGACCCTTCGATTGGTACCAAAAATATTCTTCTTTGGCTCCTCTCATCAATCTCTACATTCCTCGCCATCACCATCCTCGAATCCTCGTCGTGGGATGCGGCAACTCAGGTCCCACCTCCTATCACCATCTCCTTTCTCAgatctctctctctaaatTCTTTCCCTTTCTATTCAATTGctttttggttttcttttgctctctcaagaaaaagaaaatatatatataatatatataatgagaTCTGTTATAGTTTAATTGTTCTgtaatttgaaattaataaattaatatgttgtGATTGCAGCATTTAGCGACGGCATGGTGGACGATGGATATGACGATGTGGTAAACATTGACATATCGTCTGTTGTTATTGAAGCTATGAATAACAAATATTCTAATCGTCCTCAACTAAAATGTATTTGCTCCTCTTTCCAATTTTAACCATGACTATTATTATCCAATTTTAaccatgattattattattattattattattattattattattattgaatttcCTTCTTGTTGctgttgtttttttaattttctcaatAATTATGCAGATATTCAAATGGATGTTCGTGAGATGAGTGCTTTTCAAACAGGTTCCTTTGATGCTGTTATTGATAAAGGTACCTTCTCTAATGATGGCATTATCTCTTTTATGTACAGAAAATAATCTTGAAGCACGGTTGCTCATGTTTGTTTCAAATTGGTTTTACAGGAACTCTAGACTCTATCTTGGTGAGTGTTGCATTAATTTAGCTGTCATTTATGTTTTGTCTGAATAGATACTTATTTTTAGCTCACTTTACTTTTCCAGTGTGGAAATAATTCACGACAAAATGCCACCTTGATGCTTGAAGACGTTTGGAGGTAAAATGATACACTATGAACGCCACTGCTCGagttatttcataattttgtttttgtttttcttcttgatCTGTTCACCATATATTGAAGCAGTTGATGACACACTATAGGGTCCTGAAGGATAAAGGAGTATATATCCTGGTAAATATAATGACTTCCCCCGTGGAACTACTCTAAGAAAACATGATGTGCTTTTTGGCCTTTTCTCCTTTCATCCCTTGACTAGTCTGCCATAATTTGCAGGTTACATATGGAGCTCCAGTTTATCGCCTATGCTTGTTGAAAGAATCATGCTTGTGGACGATTAAACTTCACGTGATAGGTTCAGTATACTCCTTCCTATGTATTAGGTGTTTAAAACCATTATCCACATGCAACATTCCTCTTGTTGGTTATAAACTGAATAAGTAATGGAATAATGCGCTTTATGACAGTATAGACCAAAGAAACCCAAAATGATCTGGTTTGGATTTTTCTGTTTACATGCAACTTAATTCACTGCTACCTAACCTTGACATTTAAAACAGATTACATTTAGAAAACTTCCAAATGAACagaaattattcttttaaaaaaaaataaaggaaaacatTATAATGCACCAAGTGTACTGCATTCATCATTATATGGCAGACCAATTAGTTGCTTGTCCTGGTgaccttcttttcttttttcttttttttttttcttgtttgggCTTCTAAATAGTAACAAGTCAAGAATTTGTAATGATCTTGTTGCTGCTAGTAATGTGCAGAAAAGCTTTTGTCAGGGGGAGACTCTGAACATCCAGTGTGGGAGTTGACAAATCCTGTTCCACTTAATGATGATGGAAGCTCGGTGGAAGCGGCACTTGGAAAAAATCCTGATgttcattatatttatatttgtacCAAGGTTGGTTGAAGTTCTATTCTTTAGTTTTCTGTTCTTCTCTGTCAATAGTTGCTAAAAATGTTGGAGATTCTGTTGCCTGAAATGTCATTTTACGGATAGCCCAGTTCAAATTGAGTGGTGTGGTTCAGAAAAGACTCAGATGAATATTTTGAATATGGTCATACTCTAAAAgttattcttttcctttttaccAAGGATGAATCATTGAAGGCAGGCCAAAAGCCTGAAGAGGAAGTCTAGTGACAAATACTAGGATGTCCAGCATTTCTCGACAAGGTTGTCTGCAGAACCAAGCTTCCTGCGTTGTGGGCTTCGGAGTCTAGACTCCGTGCGGTTCAAGGAAACCATGAATTCAGATCACATTAAAGTAACTTTATTGCTGCATCGCCTCTGGCCAAACCTTTTGAAATGCATCCTCTGTTTCTTGTTAGGTCAATACTAAATGGATCAAATGAGAAATAATTAGCCTACCAATATTTTAGTCTTTGAACTGATACCTTGATTGATGGGTCTGTAAACTATATGCGGCTTCCTCCACTAGTTTTGGATAAATGGTTCTACCAATTTCCATTCcaataaatagtttttcagGTTTTAATTTACCACtagttttcaattaattaaaattgattttcccttccttttacttttactttccttgtatataacaaaaataaataaattatatcagtaatattttatattttaatgttcaataattaatatagattactaattaaaattaataataataaatatatatgtgacttgatgatcatgGTGGTGTGTGCGTGTAGGTGCACCGCATCATCATTCTTCATTTTGTTAAAGATATGAGAGTCAAATTGTTTCGTCTACTTTGACTAATAACCCAAATTATCATGGACTGCCGATTACTGTGGAGCCCGTTATCTTACCCAAACGGTCACGATTGGATCCTGTCATCATCTACCACACTCCACACGATATTTACCCGTTGACTCAGCTATACAACGTATGACTTCTTCCACAATGTAACAtccatatttaatttaatttaatttaaaaattgagacCTTGTTATACTGATACAtagatgaaaataataattgatgaatattaAACTCTACGCCACATGTAGAAATTTAGGTTTGGGCAGGGCTTTGCATCCTCCTCCTCATCCTTTAATGGCGGCTTCTTAATCAATTTCTAATTTTCCCCTTCCTTCTCTCTTACAAAAGAACCTCACTTTCCAAAATGAATTCCACCGTCCAACTAGTCCTTGCAGCAACCGCTAGTTTCTTCTTCGTTACACTTCTCTTTGCTTTCATCTATCTCATTTCCAAGTCCTCCAAGCATCGCCGTTTCAACAACAATAACCAACGCCTCCACCACCAAATCCGCGGTTTCAACGGTAATCGGACCGTACCCAATCCTCAGCTCTCCTCTGTTACCATCGATGAAAGCGCCACTTTCGACCCTAATCTGAATCGGATCTCCATGGATGAGCTTAAACTCGCTACCAATAACTTCTCCCCGGGTTTGATCATCGGAGATGGCAGCTTTGGTTTCGTTTACAAAGCTACTCTATCTGATGGCACCACCGTCGCCATCAAGAAACTTGACCCGGACGCTTTTCAAGGTTTTCGGGAATTCCGGGCCGAGATGGAAACATTAGGTAAGCTACATCACCCAAACATCGTGCGAATTCTCGGCTACTGCATTTCGGGTGTGGACAGAGTCttgatttatgaatttattgagAAAGGCAACCTCGATCAGTGGTTGCATGAGACGTCGACTGATAATGAACCGTTGACTAAATCGCCATTATCTTGGGAGATGAGGATTAAAATCGTAATGGGCATAGCTAACGGTCTTGCATATTTGCATCAGCTCGACACTCCTATCATACACAGAGATATCAAAGCCAGCAATGTTTTATTGGATGGGGAGTTTGAAGCCCATATTGCAGACTTTGGACTTGCACGTGCAATCGACGCATCGCATTCGCACGTGTCTACCCAAGTTGCCGGCACCATGGGGTATATGCCGCCGGAGTACAAGGAGGGAGTGACGGTAGCCACGGTGAGGGCGGATGTGTTCAGTTTTGGGATATTAATGATTGAAATCGCAACAGGTGAAAGGCCCAATTTGCCAGTGGTTTTAGAAGGACGGGAAGTGGGGTTAATTGTATGGGCAAGGAAAATGCTGGAGCAAGATAGACATGTGGAAATATTAGATTCTAAAATGTGTAAACAAGGATTAAATGAAGAGAACGTGAAAGGGTATTTTAGCATTGCTTCTATGTGTACCAATGAAATACAAATGGATAGACCGGTGATGAGTGAAGTTGTTCATTTACTGAACCAGCTTCATGGTAGAAGGTTAGATGCAAAAGTAGTATTATAGGTTTCTCCTTACACTTATTATTTCTGTTGAACTGCGTTGAATGTATATTGTTTGCTCATCATGGATaagcatatttctttttctctttcgttttcttttccatCCATGCATATTACTACTGATGCTATTTTATcagctaattttctttttatgttatgcttttattcttttatatactgATGTATTGCAAAAGAAGTATTAATCTTGATCATCCTCAATTGTATGTCACAATTTGATCCCAAAGTCTTTTTCTGTCTCTTTTAATTCTATATGAATGtcttattgttgttgttgagcTTTTCATTTTCTCGACAGTTATGCAGATCTTCAAATGGATATCCAAGATAATGAGTGCGCTTTCCAAATAGGTTCCAGTAAAGCTGTACAATTGATGAATgtgagattttattttattttttttctcttttcatctGCATATTTAGAGGAAACAGTGTTTTTAAAAGGGTTGCTCATGGTTGTTTGAAATTGGTTTACAAGAACTCCTCCTACTCATTATCTTGGTGAAGTGTGTTTGTTGTATAAGGTTTTAGTTCTTCCTAATAAGTTCACCAATAGTTAATTGCTAATGGGTGTCCTTTCCATTCATTCATTCCATTCATTCATATTCATGCTTTTTCACGAGATGTTGTTGGGCTAGCTAGTTTGCTCTTCGATGGGATTTTCTCTACACCAAATGCTGCCatacttgaagaagaagaagaagaagaaaagaaaaaaggtagCATTCAGAGGTAACAATAGTTGCGAAGAGGAGGACAGTTTGTGTTGACGAATGGAACTTTCTAATTTAAcattattaagaataattaggCATTACTCCACACCAATCCAACGAAGAAGCTAATTTGTACGAATGGGTTTCTCCTAAATATCCATGGGCCAACCCCACCAGTGGTATTACATGATTGTAGATTGTGCGAGTCATTCATACGTcagatgaaaaaaatatattcttactATAAGTCtaataatctatatatatatatatatttttagaacttaaatcttttttagtataagatttaaatttatgtttaattttataattttttattaatttcttaattaaattgtatttcatattaaacaatagtaaatatttattatattttaatattatactaactaataaataatttttaattataatttttattataaaattagtatattaattatattttaatattatattttaattaaataaaattatataattctataaaataatattttatatcatattcttaatattatatttaataattaatctattttttgattatatgataaatatttaattttaaaaatagtaatatcaattataatagtaaattatataataactaaaattatttaataaatatttttaatataatttttatattattatattaataaaatttaaaaatttaaaaaaatcaaagaataattaatttactattattttatacaataatattataaaaactcAATCCTCTTTTGTCATTAGTGCTTTTTTACTCACCTATTTAATAATGTATTtccttataaatttaaaaagaatattatattacttataatattaaaacattcacataatttataaattatattaaatgtaATTACAGACCTATATTAACTATTATATTAAACTACTAATACATAAATTAAGTACaaagaatataaagaaatttaatttatattatataaattttatgcttATTACATAAACATATTGACGGCAAGAAAAAAGGAACAGGAGAATTAGGATGTTTATTATATAGGAATCGAAAGATTTAAGAAACATAACTTTTCCTTATGCCATTGTCATCCGTCTCTGTTTCCCTTCGTTCCAGTGTGGACACAAGTTATCAGACTTTGaccttttttttctaatatatctttttatttcttttactaattaattaatttagtgatTTCACGCTCCCAATCTCTCACATTTCAAGGTTGTTtctcctctttctcttttcttctcttataCAAGAATCAATCAATTCTATTGTTCTgatttttagggtttcttttgATTCTCCAAAAtcttccctttctttcttcatcttttttttctttttttccctctttctcctttctttcctttgttCCCAAAAATTTGTCTTCCCCtgtatctatttttttataaatacaggttcttcttttcttatgcGCCCGTCTATGCAATTGACAAGAAACTTAGGGTTTATTTTTAATGGCTGATACTAGAAGATACCTTCCCAATCAACCACTTGGTTAGTGCTCCcctccctttcttttttccctttttttttttaaactttttatgcTGCtgttctgtttttctttttgatgcATTGTATTGTATCATTagtctttgttttttttttctctttaaattttGTCACCAAGAATGTATCTCCTGTAACACACAGTTCTCAGTTGCTTCACATGCACGAATTTTAACCTGAAAACCAAAATATTTGATGGTAGAACAACAAAAAGCCttctttctctccttttctttaaaaaaaaaaaaaatctttttcgAGTGTTGTGTTCTGTGATTGGCTCTAAagttttaatatgtaaaagcTGCTCACTTGCATTTTGAATACCGTAGGACGCAcaatttaatatcttttatgtATGGACTTGCTTTACGGGTTATCTTTTCATTTGAGTTTATCCTATAGAAGGGGAAAAAAGAACAAGACTTTGACATGTTAGGTAGTTGTAATTGCTGTCAAATGTGGCTTTTAAACATATACTTTGACTTTGTATGGAAGCTTATCTTTCACTTCATTGTGAAGATGACCTGgttattgttttgtattttGCTGTAGTGAGTATATTTGTTTTCCATGGTTGTAAGTTCCaacttttgaattttttttttttttgaaatttagcAGACTTAAAGCAGATATTGGAGGAATCAAAACACCGTTGGCTCCGGCCGAATGAAatcttagaaatttttaaCAACTACCagttgtttaagttatctccAGAGCCACCTGTTAGGCCATCAGGTTTTCATTTACTTCTTATGCAATCCTATTTCTTTTGGGGGATATTTTTGCAcgaatatttttaattggatCCTGATTGTTATTCTCCTTTTTCACTTTTCTGAGACAAACTTTGAGGTGTTATATAgctttctaaaaataaataataaataattaaaattaaacttatacTGTAAAATGGGGAATGGACCGTGATAGTACGTTCAGACTTAATCCAGTATTTAGGAATATCATTATTATGTTCTCATGCAGTAGATTCTGGGCATTGGATTTTGTTTCGAACTCTTAACGGAGTATAAATAGCTTAGATCCCACATCTTCCAGAGTCACGTTGAGGGTGCCAGATTATCCATGGactttttaattaagaaaaaagatacCAAGGATTGAGGATGCATTATCACCCACTCTTACAGGGCAATTCTTTATGTGTGGCTCTTTCAAATAGATTGCACGTTCTAGAAAGGTGTCAACTGGAGACAAGGGCTGCTCTCTCTTACTTATACTTGCACATCTGTTACTTTGTGATCATATATTACTAGTTGATAACTATTCCTTTTAGAGAGATGATATCAACTATTTCTGTTCGTACATGCAAACAGCAACtgaattatatttgttttttagCTGGTTCGTTGTTCCTGTTTGATCGAAAAGCACTTCGATATTTTCGTAAAGATGGGCACAATTGgaggaagaaaaaagatgGAAAAACTGTTAGAGAAGCTCATGAAAAGTTGAAGGTGTGCTGTTCAATTTGTTATTTGTAAGTtcatctatattttttttggtttgttAGTCCTAAGTGTT from Ricinus communis isolate WT05 ecotype wild-type chromosome 9, ASM1957865v1, whole genome shotgun sequence harbors:
- the LOC8261325 gene encoding putative serine/threonine-protein kinase isoform X8; its protein translation is MNSTVQLVLAATASFFFVTLLFAFIYLISKSSKHRRFNNNNQRLHHQIRGFNGNRTVPNPQLSSVTIDESATFDPNLNRISMDELKLATNNFSPGLIIGDGSFGFVYKATLSDGTTVAIKKLDPDAFQGFREFRAEMETLGKLHHPNIVRILGYCISGVDRVLIYEFIEKGNLDQWLHETSTDNEPLTKSPLSWEMRIKIVMGIANGLAYLHQLDTPIIHRDIKASNVLLDGEFEAHIADFGLARAIDASHSHVSTQVAGTMGYMPPEYKEGVTVATVRADVFSFGILMIEIATGERPNLPVVLEGREVGLIVWARKMLEQDRHVEILDSKMCKQGLNEENVKGYFSIASMCTNEIQMDRPVMSEVVHLLNQLHGRRSSNGYPR
- the LOC8261329 gene encoding signal recognition particle 19 kDa protein produces the protein MADGSIPNIKKWVVLYPVYINSKKTIAQGRRICTTKACENPTCVEIGDCCSHLKLPFAIEIDKAYPRDFMQIGRVRVLLKREDGTLYNPAIPTRKQLMLHVAELVPRHPGRTKKQESASTSNAGTSKSGKGGKKKR
- the LOC8261328 gene encoding mediator of RNA polymerase II transcription subunit 21 — encoded protein: MDIISQLQEQVDTIASLAFNTIGTLQRDAPPVRLSPNYPEPPASNPAEDIADQPKLMSAALVKAAKQFDALVAALPLAEGGEEAQLKRIAELQAENDAVGQELQRQLEAAEKELKQVQELFSQATDNCLNLKKPD
- the LOC8261325 gene encoding tyrosine-sulfated glycopeptide receptor 1 isoform X7, with the protein product MNSTVQLVLAATASFFFVTLLFAFIYLISKSSKHRRFNNNNQRLHHQIRGFNGNRTVPNPQLSSVTIDESATFDPNLNRISMDELKLATNNFSPGLIIGDGSFGFVYKATLSDGTTVAIKKLDPDAFQGFREFRAEMETLGKLHHPNIVRILGYCISGVDRVLIYEFIEKGNLDQWLHETSTDNEPLTKSPLSWEMRIKIVMGIANGLAYLHQLDTPIIHRDIKASNVLLDGEFEAHIADFGLARAIDASHSHVSTQVAGTMGYMPPEYKEGVTVATVRADVFSFGILMIEIATGERPNLPVVLEGREVGLIVWARKMLEQDRHVEILDSKMCKQGLNEENVKGYFSIASMCTNEIQMDRPVMSEVVHLLNQLHGRSYADLQMDIQDNECAFQIGSSKAVQLMNFALRWDFLYTKCCHT
- the LOC8261327 gene encoding EEF1A lysine methyltransferase 4 isoform X1 is translated as MTMGTSTQAYGESWYWDNRYANESGPFDWYQKYSSLAPLINLYIPRHHHPRILVVGCGNSAFSDGMVDDGYDDVVNIDISSVVIEAMNNKYSNRPQLKYIQMDVREMSAFQTGSFDAVIDKGTLDSILCGNNSRQNATLMLEDVWRVLKDKGVYILVTYGAPVYRLCLLKESCLWTIKLHVIEKLLSGGDSEHPVWELTNPVPLNDDGSSVEAALGKNPDVHYIYICTKDESLKAGQKPEEEV
- the LOC8261327 gene encoding EEF1A lysine methyltransferase 4 isoform X2; protein product: MTMGTSTQAYGESWYWDNRYANESGPFDWYQKYSSLAPLINLYIPRHHHPRILVVGCGNSAFSDGMVDDGYDDVKIILKHGCSCLFQIGFTGTLDSILCGNNSRQNATLMLEDVWRVLKDKGVYILVTYGAPVYRLCLLKESCLWTIKLHVIEKLLSGGDSEHPVWELTNPVPLNDDGSSVEAALGKNPDVHYIYICTKDESLKAGQKPEEEV